From the Carya illinoinensis cultivar Pawnee chromosome 4, C.illinoinensisPawnee_v1, whole genome shotgun sequence genome, one window contains:
- the LOC122308020 gene encoding protein FAR-RED IMPAIRED RESPONSE 1-like yields the protein MDGEAPKAIITDQDRAMKNAINLVFPNSRHRFCFWHILKKIPEKLGSHSAYNTGLKSQLLNCVYDSHTIEEFEVSWEVFIMKYNLQENAWLKSLYDERTYWAPVFMKEVFWAGMSTTQRSESMNAFFDGYVHAKTNLKEFVDQFDNALRKKIENESAADFHSFNFTIPLVSPSPLEKIFQDIYTCNKFREVQKEVIGMLATLPTLHRKDDVIATYHVEDEVNVDGFIKEVTHTTHINEAECEVKCSCALFEMRGILCRHVLGILRVNKVRSIPNKYILDRWRKDRKRTYTLIRSSYDEVDQRPEVLRYSRIIKMCYEVPTNAASCDDHTEDMLRKLEEMNLSYHSTLTPSKVVRSALDTTTEASSKKALSPHVVRGKGRPPSLRKKSMIERVKSTTKKGSQKGKRKQPHGLEGEVVGTCRNLFGQTDIGRQQDVPFQLPHNTTEVLDFSASEYGLAVNETQESMPIGVDGTQPDSLR from the exons ATGGATGGTGAAGCTCCCAAGGCTATTATCACAGACCAAGATAGagccatgaaaaatgcaataaatctCGTCTTTCCAAATAGCCGGCACAGATTTTGTTTCTggcacatattgaaaaaaattccTGAGAAGCTAGGTTCACACAGTGCATACAACACCGGGTTGAAGAGTCAGTTGCTAAATTGTGTATATGACTCTCACACAATAGAGGAGTTTGAGGTGTCTTGGGAGGTGTTCATTATGAAGTATAACTTGCAGGAGAATGCTTGGTTGAAGAGTTTATACGATGAACGTACGTATTGGGCACCAGTGTTCATGAAAGAAGttttttgggctggaatgagtacaactcaacgaagcgagagcatgaatgcgtTTTTCGATGGCTACGTGCATGCTAAgacaaacttgaaagagtttgtcgatCAGTTCGATAATGCcttgaggaagaagattgagaatgaaagtGCTGCAGACTTCCACTCATTCAATTTCACGATTCCCCTCGTCTCTCCCTCTCCacttgagaagatttttcaagaCATTTATACTTGCAATAAATTCAGAGAAGTTCAGAAAGAAGTGATAGGGATGCTTGCAACTCTTCCAACTCTTCACCGAAAGGATGATGTAATTGCAACTTAccatgtagaagatgaagtgaaTGTCGATGGTTTCATTAAAGAGGTGACCCACACAACACACATTAATGAGGCCGAGTGCGAAGTGAAGTGTTCCTGTGCcttatttgagatgagagggatttTGTGTAGACATGTCTTGGGCATTTTGAGAGTTAACAAAGTCCGATCGATTCCAAATAAGTACATactagatcgatggaggaaagaCAGGAAACGGACTTACACGCTTATACGAAGTAGTTATGACGAAGTTGATCAGAGGCCTGAAGTTTTGAGATATTCACGAATCATCAAGATGTGCTACGAAGTACCCACAAATGCAGCATCATGTGATGACCACACTGAGGATATGCTACGCAAGCTAGAAGAAATGAACTTAAGCTACCACAGCACTCTCACACCGTCGAAGGTTGTAAGGTCTGCACTCGATACAACGACTGAAGCAAGTTCGAAGAAAGCACTGAGTCCCCATGTGGTGAGGGGAAAAGGCAGACCGCCGTCTCTcagaaaaaaatcaatgattgAGCGGGTGAAATCCACGACAAAGAAAGGTAGTCAGAAAGGAAAACGTAAACAG CCGCATGGACTAGAAGGAGAAGTTGTTGGAACGTGTAGGAACTTATTTGGGCAAACAGATATTGGGAGACAACAAGATGTCCCATTTCag CTGCCTCACAACACTACCGAGGTGTTGGACTTTAGTGCCTCCGAGTATGGATTAGCCGTGAATgagactcaagaaagt ATGCCCATTGGGGTGGATGGAACCCAGCCGGATAGCTTGCGTTAG